One genomic region from Drosophila busckii strain San Diego stock center, stock number 13000-0081.31 chromosome 3R, ASM1175060v1, whole genome shotgun sequence encodes:
- the LOC108601907 gene encoding uncharacterized protein LOC108601907 — protein sequence MCDGEVEETAVSSENLPKYCNYFKNLLVEELALEPDYTHLHYGKCAVIGRLSAISDYIKLENVTVPHFPSECKLPIGVVSLLLLNFSYENSADDALSPGCYCIVRGEVVLYNVQKPNQLPITSLDLHHKLNLFGDKEEARAQLLQQVLKTYKPAINVWHSRRIDQPEELIQHRLEIRALVTQ from the exons ATGTGCGACGGAGAAGTTGAAGAAACCGCGGTTTCTTCTGAAAACTTGCCGAAATACTGCAACTATTTTAAGAATTTGTTAGTTGAAGAACTTGCGCTCGAACCGGATTATACCCACCTGCATTACGGAAAGTGCGCTGTTATTGGACGCCTGAGCGCGATTTCGGATTACATCAAGCTAGAGAACGTCACTGTGCCACATTTCCCTAG TGAGTGCAAGCTTCCCATTGGAGTCGTGTCGTTGCTTCTATTAAACTTCTCGTACGAGAACTCAGCAGACGACGCCTTATCTCCCGGCTGTTATTGCATTGTTCGTGGCGAGGTGGTACTCTACAACGTACAGAAACCAAATCAGTTGCCTATAACCTCATTGGACCTGCATCACAAGCTAAATCTATTTGGTGACAAAGAAGAGGCACGTGCTCAGTTGTTGCAACAGGTTCTAAAGACATACAAGCCAGCCATTAATGTGTGGCATTCAAGACGCATCGATCAGCCTGAGGAATTAATTCAACATCGTCTCGAGATACGTGCGCTGGTCACACAGTGA
- the LOC108601855 gene encoding transcriptional adapter 2A isoform X1 has product MSFMNPVDMVDEDAADLQFPKVKLKLSHDQLKDQQLAVKLCRARSDEQTKHLTVLYNIEDFHKQLEKCEPSVNDFVNGDSAESSCATCHCNVTEPYIKCSECLEVLLCLQCFAKGREIGCHRNNHAYIIVRDDIQVFASETGWTARDERDLLKALRINGYGNWDDIASSMSQRHTPVEIRRHYLDNYFGGIFERLLGLQHARNCYLPERMPYVFKMRSLEPPRHDDIASMQFKMNAGYRCARGDFDTPYDASAEGLLSIMLHKQGDDVDEELDTLEKPITEDLQCALVRAYNNRLRERNRRYDIMRRHGLIMPNRTVSWITKYINAFRSDASCMRFLALMQICKPLQFDMIVESLHYYHQLQNRLQWLYELRQNGVRTFHGGALYTRLHKQRQKAQREYLRQRQNNCNDWQHIVHHYEQNPKAEQVPQGSSSRVYMVYPRRKASPMEITDMPGFSKLDAGERTLCSIVRLMPQAYLEYKNQLIAEQAKLGHLRLSDARRLIKIDVNKTRQIYDFLLENGHIQMPSYS; this is encoded by the exons ATGTCTTTTATGAATCCAGTGGACATGGTTGATGAGGACGCAGCAGACTTGCAGTTTCCCAAAG TAAAGCTGAAGCTTAGCCACGACCAACTGAAAGATCAGCAGCTTGCAGTGAAATTGTGTCGGGCACGCAGCGATGAACAGACCAAGCATCTAACAGTGCTTTACAATATTGAAGACTTTCACAAGCAGCTCGAGAAGTGTGAGCCATCTGTAAACGATTTTGTTAATGGAGATTCAGCAGAGAGTAGTTGTGCCACATGTCATTGCAACGTTACAGAGCCATATATCAAGTGCTCCGAGTGCCTGGAGGTACTGCTCTGCTTGCAGTGCTTTGCGAAAGGACGCGAGATTGGTTGTCATCGAAACAATCATGCGTATATTATAGTACGTGATGATATTCAGGTTTTCGCTAGCGAAACAGGCTGGACAGCGCGTGATGAAAGAGATTTGTTAAAGGCTCTGCGCATAAACGGCTACGGAAACTGGGATGATATTGCAAGTTCCATGTCACAACGCCATACGCCAGTTGAAATAAGGCGGCACTATCTAGATAATTACTTTGGTGGAATATTTGAGAGGTTATTGGGTCTGCAACATGCACGCAACTGTTATCTACCAGAACGAATGCCGTATGTGTTTAAAATGAGATCGCTGGAGCCACCGCGTCATGATGATATTGCGTccatgcaatttaaaatgaatgcgGGCTATCGCTGCGCCCGTGGCGACTTTGACACGCCCTATGACGCCTCCGCCGAGGGACTCTTGTCCATTATGTTGCATAAACAAGGTGATGATGTCGATGAAGAGTTGGACACGCTGGAAAAACCCATAACTGAAGATCTGCAGTGCGCTCTAGTGCGTGCGTACAACAATCGGCTGAg agAACGAAATCGTCGTTATGACATTATGCGTCGACATGGTCTTATTATGCCCAATCGTACAGTCAGCTGGATAACCAAGTATATAAATGCCTTCCGCAGCGATGCTAGCTGCATGCGTTTTCTAGCTCTAATGCAAATATGTAAGCCTCTACAATTTGACATGATTGTCGAGTCGTTGCACTACTATCATCAGCTACAAAATCGTTTACAATGGCTTTATGAGTTACGCCAAAATGGCGTGCGCACGTTCCATGGTGGAGCGCTGTATACTCGACTACATAAGCAAAGACAGAAGGCGCAACGAGAATACTTGCGGCAGCGTCAGAACAACTGTAACGACTGGCAACATATAGTGCATCATTATGAGCAGAATCCAAAAGCGGAGCAAGTGCCACAAGGCAGTAGCTCCAGAGTCTATATGGTGTATCCCAGACGTAAGGCCAGTCCAATGGAGATTACAG acATGCCTGGATTTTCCAAGCTTGATGCTGGCGAGCGCACGCTATGCAGCATTGTGCGTCTAATGCCACAAGCCTATTTAGAGTACAAAAACCAGCTGATTGCAGAGCAGGCCAAACTGGGACATTTAAGACTTAGTGATGCACGGCGACTCATCAAGATTGATGTGAACAAAACTCGTCAAATTTACGATTTTCTACTGGAAAATGGGCATATTCAAATGCCGTCTTACAGCTAA
- the LOC108601610 gene encoding LOW QUALITY PROTEIN: ragulator complex protein LAMTOR3 homolog (The sequence of the model RefSeq protein was modified relative to this genomic sequence to represent the inferred CDS: inserted 1 base in 1 codon), producing the protein MSDDINKYFNVLLHIQITDRDGSPLLRVYHNQEKNVDFALMDSFIPTFXAACDQASKFWLGRNNTNMSIYSQYQFGQMNKLTLILAFVGAEDCNTGHILALESRYLEDIILALQEP; encoded by the exons ATGTCTGATGAcatcaacaaatatttcaatgtaCTGCTGCACATACAGATAACAGACCGAGATGGTAGCCCCTTGTTGCGAGTTTACCACAATCAGGAGAAGAATGTGGATTTTGCGCTTATGGATTCATTTATACCCACTT CGGCTGCCTGTGATCAGGCAAGCAAATTTTGGCTGGGACgcaataatacaaatatgtcCATATATTCACAGTATCAGTTTGGGCAAATGAACAAACTGACGCTGATCTTAGCCTTTGTGGGCGCCGAGGATTGCAATACGGGACACATACTGGCTCTGGAGAGTCGCTACCTGGAGGATATAATTTTAGCACTGCAGGAGCCATAA
- the LOC108601906 gene encoding trimethylguanosine synthase: protein MNVHYMTTSRSNPRFFIFSQVFECVERTDNIFELKPNWQEKVQISAWVEFWSREGYVLLEQKWHKLHPSYEDQIGKATPEESTYWQELWEQHSLDINAHFWRIFKCAFENYENDFRQGLGADINISNVDKQLAELNINAEISQNSLTTNENSDKLDERQQLMDLGLPTSFGSLAKRRRRSKAQHISESESDSENMANHTDDALHGVQSRVIKKKKKRPNLDIIPEFMRDDGMMHRYWVKRFSLFSRFDEGVRLDRESWFSVTPEKIAVQTARRLACDIIVDAFCGCGGNAIQFAMTCSRVIAIDIDADKLEMAKHNATIYGVAHKIEFIHADFLQFASSTNLRPDVVFLSPPWGGPNYKKRSNFNIETSLLPVGASELMQHARRLTDNIGFFLPRNSLSPQVIALAGVGQQCEVEYNYLDTRLVAITSYYGYLIQQDSTAADSDS from the coding sequence ATGAACGTTCATTACATGACTACATCACGTAGCAACCCacgtttttttatattttctcaGGTTTTTGAGTGTGTGGAGCGCACtgataatatttttgaattgaagCCGAATTGGCAGGAGAAAGTGCAGATATCAGCTTGGGTTGAGTTTTGGTCTCGTGAGGGCTACGTATTACTTGAACAAAAGTGGCATAAATTGCACCCCAGCTATGAGGATCAAATTGGAAAAGCTACACCAGAAGAGTCCACGTACTGGCAAGAGCTATGGGAACAGCACTCACTCGATATAAACGCACATTTCTGGCGTATATTCAAATGCGCCTTTGAAAACTACGAAAATGATTTCCGTCAAGGCCTAGGAgcagatataaatatatcgaATGTGGATAAACAGCTCGCTgagttaaatattaatgcagaAATTAGCCAAAATTCCTTGACTACCAACGAAAATTCGGACAAATTGGACGAGAGGCAGCAGTTAATGGATCTTGGCTTGCCTACATCGTTTGGATCTCTAGCTAAAAGGCGACGCCGGTCAAAAGCTCAACATATAAGTGAATCTGAGAGTGATAGCGAAAACATGGCCAATCACACAGATGACGCACTGCACGGAGTGCAAAGCCGTGTCAttaagaaaaagaagaagcgcCCTAATTTAGATATTATACCTGAGTTTATGCGAGACGACGGCATGATGCACAGATATTGGGTTAAGCGCTTCTCACTGTTCTCACGATTTGATGAAGGCGTACGCTTAGATCGCGAGAGCTGGTTCTCAGTGACACCCGAAAAAATTGCCGTACAGACGGCACGTCGCTTAGCCTGCGATATAATTGTCGATGCTTTTTGCGGCTGCGGCGGCAATGCCATACAATTTGCCATGACATGCAGCCGCGTCATTGCCATTGACATTGATGCCGATAAGTTGGAAATGGCCAAGCACAATGCTACTATTTATGGAGTAGCGCACAAAATCGAATTTATACATGCAGATTTTCTgcaatttgccagcagcacaaACTTACGTCCTGATGTTGTATTTCTTAGTCCACCGTGGGGTGGACCAAATTACAAAAAGCgtagcaattttaatattgagaCAAGTCTATTGCCTGTTGGCGCCTCAGAGCTTATGCAACATGCGCGACGCCTAACAGATAACATTGGATTTTTTCTGCCGCGTAACTCACTTTCACCCCAGGTGATTGCGCTGGCTGGCGTGGGACAACAATGCGAGGTGGAGTACAATTATTTGGATACGCGCTTGGTTGCCATAACATCATATTATGGATATTTGATACAACAAGATTCCACAGCCGCAGATTCAGATTCTTAA
- the LOC108601855 gene encoding DNA-directed RNA polymerase II subunit Rpb4 isoform X2, with product MSFMNPVDMVDEDAADLQFPKEFENAETLLISEVHMLLDHRKRQNESADEEQEFSEVFMKTYAYTDSFRKFKNKETIMSVRSLLMQKKLHKFELAALGNLCPEAPEEAKALIPSLEGRFEDEELRQILDDIGTKRSLQY from the exons ATGTCTTTTATGAATCCAGTGGACATGGTTGATGAGGACGCAGCAGACTTGCAGTTTCCCAAAG AGTTTGAGAATGCCGAAACTCTGCTGATATCTGAAGTTCACATGCTGCTTGATCATCGCAAACGACAAAACGAATCCGCCGATGAAGAGCAGGAGTTTTCAGAGGTCTTTATGAAAACCTACGCTTACACAGACAGTTTTCGCAAATTTAAGAACAAGGAGACCATCATGTCTGTGCGCag tTTGCTCATGCAAAAGAAGTTGCACAAGTTTGAGCTAGCTGCCTTGGGTAATCTGTGCCCAGAGGCGCCAGAAGAAGCTAAGGCACTCATACCATCCCTGGAGGGTCGTTTTGAAGATGAGGAGCTGCGTCAAATTCTTGATGACATCGGCACAAAGCGTAGTTTGCAGTACTAG